Proteins encoded together in one Pelagicoccus enzymogenes window:
- a CDS encoding UDP-N-acetylmuramoyl-tripeptide--D-alanyl-D-alanine ligase: MASIDPVALARWTSGEWKKEAPPTVSAINYDTRKLKSGEMFVALRTAARDGHDFLDAARAAGASSALVDRYQAQVELPQLLVADVSNALIDAAREYRRNWNAQVVGITGSCGKTTCKEVLACLLSRHRTLSTVGNLNNLIGVPVSMLRPEGQSADYAVFEAGISEPGEMQHLAEAIQPDWAIVTAIGPAHLEALETVENVAREKGKLLQGSRLKGAFLGETAAAYLAEIACPSAVVVKRDKTLTSPWSYDFGSDSGRSRLRQRVEGNVQEFEYAGAGAGLASNVALAIAVASSMGIAVEEIRATLGTWQAKAMRNEWKDVGGNRVFLDCYNANPVSMKDSLATFVSETPSQRPRFYLLGCMEELGGESSRLHEQLGRDFPLRNEDFLLVIGSEAKSVLRGMKDAGRDTKNCFEIDSIEEARDRLARFSGSVFLKGSRRYRLESALAYLEGGVSC, translated from the coding sequence GTGGCTAGCATCGACCCAGTCGCTCTTGCTCGATGGACTTCCGGCGAATGGAAGAAAGAGGCTCCCCCGACTGTATCCGCAATCAACTACGACACGCGAAAGCTGAAGTCGGGAGAGATGTTCGTGGCGCTGCGTACCGCGGCCCGGGACGGCCATGACTTTTTGGATGCAGCTCGAGCGGCTGGAGCGAGCTCCGCCTTGGTGGATCGCTATCAGGCGCAAGTGGAATTGCCGCAGCTGCTGGTGGCTGATGTCTCGAACGCGCTGATCGATGCCGCGCGGGAATATCGCCGGAATTGGAACGCACAAGTCGTGGGGATCACCGGCAGCTGTGGAAAGACCACCTGCAAGGAGGTGCTTGCCTGTTTGCTTTCAAGGCATCGGACCCTCAGCACGGTGGGGAACTTGAACAACTTGATTGGCGTGCCGGTCAGCATGTTGCGTCCCGAAGGGCAGTCCGCTGACTATGCGGTGTTCGAGGCGGGGATCTCGGAGCCCGGCGAAATGCAGCATTTAGCCGAGGCGATTCAGCCGGATTGGGCAATCGTGACAGCGATAGGGCCCGCTCATCTCGAAGCTCTGGAGACGGTAGAAAATGTGGCCCGCGAGAAGGGGAAGCTCTTGCAGGGCAGTCGGCTCAAGGGGGCTTTCTTGGGCGAAACCGCGGCCGCCTATCTCGCTGAGATCGCTTGCCCAAGTGCGGTGGTGGTCAAGCGGGACAAAACGCTAACAAGCCCTTGGAGCTATGACTTCGGTTCGGATTCAGGGCGCAGCCGCTTGCGTCAACGGGTCGAAGGAAATGTACAGGAATTTGAATACGCTGGTGCCGGAGCGGGCTTGGCTTCAAACGTCGCTCTTGCGATCGCTGTCGCAAGCTCGATGGGGATCGCTGTCGAGGAGATTCGCGCCACCCTTGGAACTTGGCAGGCGAAGGCCATGCGCAACGAATGGAAAGATGTCGGCGGGAACCGTGTTTTCCTCGATTGTTACAACGCGAATCCGGTTTCCATGAAGGATTCCTTGGCCACGTTCGTTTCGGAAACGCCCTCGCAGAGGCCCCGTTTTTACCTGCTAGGGTGCATGGAAGAGCTGGGTGGGGAATCTTCCCGCTTGCACGAGCAGCTCGGCCGTGACTTTCCGCTGCGAAATGAAGATTTCCTGCTTGTGATTGGGAGCGAAGCCAAGAGCGTGTTGCGAGGTATGAAGGACGCGGGACGCGACACGAAAAATTGCTTTGAAATCGACTCCATCGAAGAGGCGAGGGACCGCCTTGCCCGCTTCTCGGGAAGCGTGTTCTTGAAGGGAAGCCGCCGCTACCGCTTGGAGTCCGCTTTGGCTTACTTGGAAGGAGGCGTCTCGTGCTAA
- the lpxA gene encoding acyl-ACP--UDP-N-acetylglucosamine O-acyltransferase, giving the protein MSDKIHPTAIVDPQAELAADVEVGPYAVIGAGVRIGAGSKVWHHATVWGNTSIGASCQVYPFASIGMQTQDLKYKGGSPGVKIGDRNIFREYVSINAATKDGDFTEIGNDNYLLAYCHVGHCCKLGNHIVASNGATFAGHVIVDDYAGIGGGGTAIHQFCHIGYRSFIGGCSKVEQDIPPFMLGDGNPAKIRIFNKVGLERAGFTAEQMAAVKFLFKAFYRQGLNRQQAIDAVKSSEYADTTEVKDFIAFVEASERGIAGGSK; this is encoded by the coding sequence ATGAGCGACAAAATACACCCCACCGCGATTGTTGACCCGCAGGCGGAACTTGCCGCGGATGTGGAAGTGGGACCGTATGCGGTGATCGGCGCGGGCGTGCGGATCGGCGCCGGCTCCAAGGTTTGGCATCATGCCACGGTTTGGGGGAACACTTCGATCGGCGCCTCTTGCCAAGTCTACCCCTTTGCCAGCATCGGGATGCAGACCCAGGACCTGAAGTACAAGGGGGGAAGTCCGGGCGTGAAGATTGGCGACCGCAACATTTTCCGCGAATATGTCTCCATCAATGCAGCGACTAAGGACGGCGACTTCACCGAAATCGGGAACGACAACTACCTGCTCGCCTACTGCCATGTGGGGCACTGCTGCAAGTTGGGCAACCACATCGTGGCGAGCAACGGCGCGACTTTCGCTGGACACGTAATCGTCGATGACTACGCCGGAATTGGCGGCGGCGGCACGGCGATCCACCAATTCTGCCACATCGGCTACCGCAGTTTTATCGGCGGCTGTTCCAAGGTGGAGCAGGATATTCCGCCCTTTATGTTAGGCGACGGGAATCCGGCCAAGATCCGCATCTTCAACAAGGTAGGTCTCGAGCGAGCGGGATTTACTGCTGAGCAAATGGCGGCCGTGAAATTTCTCTTCAAGGCTTTCTACCGCCAAGGCTTGAATCGCCAGCAAGCGATCGATGCGGTGAAAAGTAGTGAGTACGCGGATACGACGGAGGTGAAGGATTTTATAGCCTTCGTGGAGGCGTCCGAACGCGGAATCGCGGGCGGCAGCAAGTAA
- the rsmH gene encoding 16S rRNA (cytosine(1402)-N(4))-methyltransferase RsmH: MISAIDSLIGIAPAMEGHVPVLAAETLEHLAPRDGGVYLDCTFGGGGHTELVLNAADCTVVGLDQDPQAVARAAQIKERYGDRFCFHRMNFETLDQLEEGPFDGILFDFGVSSFQLDEIDRGFSFRGEAPLDMRMNPESGVSAAQWLATASRADLIQAIRGYAEEKNWRKIVDAIVAAREKNELSTTTQLADLILSCTPARVRFNSKLHPATKVFQGIRIAINDEIGVIERGLPAAFNQLKIGGVLCAISFHSLEDRVAKVLFRRWAGRPEGSRDNRPQDMRETLCELLGKRPITASDKEVAQNPRSRSAKLRVLRKIK; the protein is encoded by the coding sequence GTGATTTCGGCAATCGATAGTCTAATCGGCATCGCCCCCGCAATGGAAGGACATGTACCAGTACTTGCAGCAGAGACGCTGGAGCACCTCGCTCCACGCGACGGCGGCGTGTACCTGGACTGCACCTTCGGCGGGGGAGGGCACACCGAGTTGGTGCTCAATGCTGCGGACTGCACGGTTGTCGGACTGGACCAAGATCCCCAAGCGGTGGCTCGCGCCGCCCAGATCAAGGAACGCTATGGTGATCGCTTTTGCTTTCACCGCATGAATTTCGAAACCCTCGACCAGCTTGAGGAAGGTCCCTTCGACGGGATCCTCTTCGACTTTGGAGTCAGCTCCTTCCAGCTGGACGAGATCGATCGAGGCTTCTCTTTCCGTGGAGAAGCCCCTCTAGACATGAGGATGAACCCGGAGTCGGGTGTATCTGCTGCTCAGTGGCTTGCCACAGCCTCCCGAGCGGACCTGATACAGGCGATTCGCGGCTACGCGGAAGAAAAGAACTGGCGCAAAATCGTCGATGCCATCGTCGCGGCCAGGGAGAAAAACGAACTGAGCACCACCACACAGCTCGCTGACCTTATCCTATCCTGCACTCCAGCGAGGGTTCGTTTTAATTCCAAGCTGCATCCGGCCACCAAGGTTTTCCAAGGGATCCGGATCGCGATCAACGACGAGATTGGCGTAATCGAACGCGGACTGCCGGCCGCCTTCAACCAGCTAAAGATCGGAGGAGTCCTCTGCGCGATCAGCTTCCATTCCTTGGAAGACCGCGTGGCTAAAGTCCTCTTCCGTCGCTGGGCGGGAAGGCCTGAAGGTTCGCGGGACAACCGCCCACAGGACATGCGCGAGACGCTCTGCGAGCTGCTCGGCAAGCGCCCCATAACGGCTAGTGACAAGGAAGTCGCGCAAAACCCGCGGAGCCGCTCGGCGAAGCTCCGCGTTTTAAGAAAGATAAAGTAG
- a CDS encoding HAD-IA family hydrolase — translation MPFSEIKAVTFDAAHTIYHPHPSVGAIYREVMQRHGLDYPAESLEAGFRRAFRCVSKDSAILDGEKREWSYWRSVVTESISQLSPPPSDFDALFDELWNEFAHGHRWRPAGAARDTLSSLKSQGYQTALLTNWDKRVRQVVAETGFSELFDHLFISSEIGHEKPAPAIFAHCQAQLQLAPEQILHVGDSLQHDIQGAQAAGWHAIRIVEEENHEENDYRSITQLSQVLDLL, via the coding sequence ATGCCTTTCTCCGAAATCAAAGCCGTCACCTTCGACGCCGCCCATACGATTTACCACCCCCATCCTTCGGTGGGCGCCATCTACCGGGAAGTCATGCAGCGGCACGGGCTCGACTACCCGGCCGAATCCCTCGAGGCCGGATTCCGACGCGCCTTTCGCTGCGTATCCAAGGACAGCGCCATCCTCGACGGCGAAAAGCGGGAGTGGAGCTACTGGCGCTCCGTCGTTACGGAATCGATTTCCCAGCTCTCCCCACCGCCTTCAGACTTCGACGCACTTTTCGACGAGCTTTGGAACGAGTTCGCCCACGGGCACCGTTGGCGTCCCGCTGGCGCCGCCCGCGACACCCTTTCCTCCCTGAAGTCGCAAGGCTACCAAACGGCCCTGCTCACCAATTGGGACAAACGGGTGCGACAAGTGGTCGCCGAAACCGGCTTTTCCGAGCTCTTCGACCACCTCTTCATCTCCAGCGAAATCGGACACGAAAAGCCCGCTCCCGCAATCTTCGCCCATTGCCAAGCCCAACTCCAACTCGCTCCCGAGCAAATCCTGCACGTGGGCGACTCGCTGCAACACGACATCCAAGGAGCCCAAGCCGCCGGCTGGCACGCGATTCGCATCGTCGAGGAAGAAAACCACGAGGAAAACGACTACCGTAGCATCACACAACTGAGTCAGGTTCTCGACTTGCTGTAA
- a CDS encoding gamma-butyrobetaine hydroxylase-like domain-containing protein — MTPPKNIQLIGNELALLWQDGSESYIKAPVLRAASPSAETAGERDILGVLHGGERGKDYSQVTIDSWQFVGNYAIRFKFSDGHATGLYSYELLKSLGE, encoded by the coding sequence ATGACGCCACCGAAAAATATCCAGCTCATCGGCAACGAACTCGCCCTCCTCTGGCAGGACGGCAGCGAGTCCTACATCAAAGCTCCCGTCCTGAGAGCCGCTTCCCCCAGCGCCGAAACGGCCGGCGAACGCGATATCCTCGGCGTGCTGCACGGCGGCGAGCGCGGCAAGGACTACTCCCAGGTCACTATCGACAGCTGGCAATTCGTGGGCAACTACGCCATCCGCTTCAAATTCTCCGACGGCCACGCCACCGGCCTCTACAGCTACGAGCTACTGAAAAGCCTGGGCGAGTAG
- the hisI gene encoding phosphoribosyl-AMP cyclohydrolase: protein MSHTCIHERTSKEDIETGKKLQPKFDSNGLIPCITTEVHSNEVIMFAWMNEEALKHTIETGKATYFSRSRGKLWVKGESSGQIQWVKELRTDCDQDVILIKADIGENGAACHTGYKSCFYRKLEGEELVYDGGERVFDPAEVYKK, encoded by the coding sequence ATGTCACACACATGCATCCATGAACGCACCTCCAAGGAGGATATCGAAACAGGCAAGAAGCTGCAGCCAAAGTTCGACAGCAACGGCCTGATCCCCTGCATTACGACGGAGGTCCATTCCAACGAGGTGATTATGTTCGCCTGGATGAACGAGGAAGCTCTCAAGCATACCATCGAAACCGGCAAGGCCACCTACTTCAGCCGCTCTCGCGGAAAGCTCTGGGTGAAAGGCGAATCCTCCGGCCAAATTCAATGGGTCAAGGAGCTCCGCACCGACTGCGACCAGGACGTCATCCTCATCAAAGCCGACATCGGCGAGAACGGAGCCGCCTGCCATACCGGCTACAAGTCCTGCTTCTACCGCAAACTAGAAGGCGAAGAGCTTGTCTACGACGGCGGAGAAAGAGTCTTCGATCCAGCCGAAGTATACAAAAAATAA
- a CDS encoding peptidoglycan D,D-transpeptidase FtsI family protein: MASRPGTKFRFWILALFFLCGYGAIGFRLVELHAFKSPEFVDELENSRFRVLRDMPRRGDIFDINGEILATSHIFLEVGVDRHEIQKADLARIPDIAKNLDIPVSHVREAFGLSNGRLPADVKSLSPRWKLLKRRVEPRSFEPLRAMGIRCVTSTKSYEREYPQGDLASHVIGFVRKDGQAAMGVEREFDYYLSGEEGWTETEIGAGRREMAQFRRRQVTSTDGLNVVLTIDSYVQDVVQKELKEIVKNFDPKAATIIVSDPYTGELLGLANYPSFDPNAYSQSNDESRKNRALTDILEPGSTFKIVAATAALEERVVSVDTEIDCAEPIAVMPDGYRVRLPKDDHPMGILSVGEVISKSSNRGAAHLGFKLGGQNFYDWVERYGFGDYSGLDLGVESRGILNPPNKWDRLTLSRMTMGHSIAATPIQIHMATSTLANGGVLMTPRVVAAITNYEGDTVVEFGPVPKRKVFSRGTARTVAALLEEAASERGTARRAMVEGYRVAGKTGTTQKIIDGRYSSREHVGSFTGFFPANNPQVVITVIVDNGRPATGGLGYGGIVAAPSFREIAKKLIPHYAITPSPKATGYAQHETLNRETGDN, encoded by the coding sequence ATGGCAAGCCGCCCTGGAACTAAATTCAGATTTTGGATACTCGCTCTCTTCTTTCTCTGCGGATACGGAGCGATCGGCTTTCGGCTGGTCGAGTTGCACGCGTTTAAGAGTCCGGAGTTCGTCGACGAGCTAGAAAACAGCCGCTTCCGCGTCCTGCGGGACATGCCGCGGCGAGGAGATATTTTTGACATCAATGGGGAGATACTGGCCACCAGTCATATTTTCCTGGAAGTCGGGGTGGATCGACATGAGATCCAGAAGGCGGACCTCGCGCGCATCCCCGACATCGCCAAGAACTTGGATATTCCGGTCTCTCATGTACGAGAGGCTTTTGGTCTTTCTAACGGGCGCCTTCCGGCTGACGTGAAGTCGCTCAGTCCGCGTTGGAAGCTTTTGAAGCGCCGCGTCGAGCCACGTTCCTTCGAGCCCTTGAGGGCGATGGGAATTCGCTGCGTGACCAGTACCAAGAGCTACGAGCGCGAGTACCCGCAAGGCGATTTGGCCTCCCACGTCATTGGATTCGTGCGCAAGGACGGGCAAGCGGCCATGGGCGTGGAACGCGAGTTCGACTACTACCTCAGCGGCGAAGAGGGCTGGACGGAAACGGAGATCGGGGCAGGCCGCCGCGAGATGGCTCAGTTTCGCCGTCGCCAGGTCACTTCCACGGACGGCCTCAACGTGGTGCTCACGATCGACTCCTACGTTCAGGACGTGGTCCAGAAGGAACTGAAGGAAATCGTAAAGAATTTCGACCCGAAGGCAGCTACGATTATCGTTTCGGACCCGTACACGGGCGAATTGCTGGGGCTTGCCAACTATCCGAGCTTTGATCCGAACGCGTATTCGCAATCCAATGACGAGTCGCGCAAGAATCGAGCCTTGACCGATATTTTAGAGCCAGGATCGACCTTCAAGATCGTGGCCGCGACCGCTGCTCTGGAAGAGCGGGTGGTCAGCGTGGATACGGAAATCGACTGCGCGGAGCCGATTGCTGTCATGCCAGATGGATACAGGGTAAGGCTGCCGAAGGACGATCATCCGATGGGAATCTTGTCGGTAGGCGAGGTCATCTCCAAGTCTTCCAACCGTGGCGCGGCTCACCTCGGCTTCAAGTTAGGCGGCCAAAACTTCTATGATTGGGTAGAGCGGTATGGATTTGGCGACTACAGCGGACTTGATCTGGGTGTGGAGTCGCGAGGTATCCTGAACCCGCCCAACAAGTGGGACCGTCTCACGCTTTCCCGCATGACCATGGGACACTCCATTGCGGCGACGCCGATTCAGATCCACATGGCGACTTCCACTTTGGCTAACGGTGGCGTATTGATGACGCCTCGCGTGGTGGCTGCGATTACCAACTACGAAGGGGACACCGTGGTAGAGTTTGGACCGGTTCCCAAGCGAAAGGTCTTTTCCCGCGGTACGGCCCGCACGGTTGCGGCGCTTCTCGAGGAAGCGGCTTCGGAGCGTGGTACGGCGCGTCGCGCCATGGTGGAAGGCTACCGCGTGGCCGGCAAGACGGGAACCACCCAGAAGATCATCGACGGCCGCTACTCCAGTCGCGAGCACGTCGGTTCCTTCACTGGTTTCTTCCCGGCCAACAACCCGCAGGTAGTGATCACGGTGATCGTGGACAACGGGCGTCCGGCGACGGGTGGACTGGGGTATGGAGGCATCGTGGCGGCTCCTTCCTTCCGCGAAATCGCCAAGAAGCTGATCCCGCATTACGCGATTACCCCGAGTCCCAAGGCTACGGGTTATGCCCAGCATGAAACCCTAAACCGCGAAACGGGAGACAACTGA
- a CDS encoding UDP-N-acetylmuramoyl-L-alanyl-D-glutamate--2,6-diaminopimelate ligase: MQTKAKKLSKLLSSDFAKALKGQPDPRIERLAIDSRRVTPGSLFFALPGLKADGNSFVDEAISRGAVAVVSSQPRRFRSAKVAYVTVDNPRQVLAAVSRAFYKKPDKALKLAGITGTNGKTTVAYLVKQILANLGQPYACLGTVGYDLVRRTVPSFRTTPESLDLCDLLNQARNFECKGAVMEVSSHGLSQYRVSGLKFEVAAFLNLTRDHLDYHNDMESYYAVKRRLFNGENGKLPKVAVVNVDDSYGARLVKEIPEGVSVITFGESKEANFRASSVQLSAEGTSFTLSSPYGEFEVKTSLVGDYNVSNTLAALAVCSGLGLNVDNCIRDLDSFPGIPGRMQKVDAGQAATVLVDYAHTEDALENALSMLRGVTEGKLRVVFGCGGNRDRGKRPIMTKVANSLSDEAWATSDNPRNEKIEDIFADMKQGLVDPTRVHFVSDRRRAIELALQASKAGDCLLIAGKGHESFQEYGETVVPFDDRKVALELIQNMQLGGRV, from the coding sequence ATGCAGACCAAGGCGAAAAAGTTAAGCAAGCTGCTGAGTTCGGATTTTGCGAAAGCTCTTAAGGGGCAACCGGATCCGCGAATCGAGCGGCTCGCTATCGATAGCCGCCGCGTCACTCCCGGCTCCTTGTTTTTCGCTCTGCCCGGATTGAAGGCCGACGGAAACTCCTTCGTGGACGAAGCGATCTCTCGCGGAGCGGTGGCGGTGGTTTCCTCGCAGCCCCGTCGTTTCCGCAGCGCCAAGGTGGCTTACGTCACGGTCGACAACCCTCGGCAAGTGCTGGCAGCGGTATCGCGAGCCTTCTACAAGAAACCTGACAAGGCTCTCAAGCTGGCTGGAATTACGGGCACCAACGGCAAGACAACGGTCGCCTACCTCGTGAAGCAGATTTTGGCGAATTTGGGTCAGCCTTACGCTTGTCTGGGCACGGTTGGTTACGACTTGGTGCGCCGCACGGTGCCGTCTTTTCGGACCACGCCCGAGTCGCTCGATCTCTGCGACCTCTTGAACCAGGCTCGAAACTTTGAATGCAAGGGAGCTGTGATGGAGGTAAGCTCCCACGGTCTTTCGCAGTACCGGGTCAGCGGCTTGAAGTTTGAAGTGGCCGCTTTCTTGAACTTGACGCGCGATCACCTCGATTACCACAACGACATGGAGTCGTACTACGCGGTGAAGCGGAGACTGTTCAATGGAGAGAATGGCAAGCTGCCCAAGGTCGCGGTGGTAAACGTCGACGATTCCTACGGAGCGCGCTTGGTGAAGGAAATTCCGGAAGGCGTATCCGTCATCACCTTCGGCGAAAGCAAGGAGGCGAACTTTCGGGCCAGCAGCGTGCAACTCAGCGCGGAAGGCACTTCGTTTACCTTGAGCAGTCCGTACGGAGAGTTTGAGGTCAAGACCTCCTTGGTGGGCGACTACAATGTAAGCAACACGCTGGCCGCACTGGCGGTATGCAGCGGCCTCGGGCTGAACGTTGACAATTGTATCAGAGATTTGGATTCGTTTCCCGGTATTCCAGGGCGTATGCAAAAGGTGGATGCAGGCCAGGCGGCGACTGTATTGGTCGACTACGCTCACACGGAAGATGCCTTGGAAAACGCTCTGAGCATGTTGCGTGGGGTGACTGAGGGCAAGTTGCGAGTCGTCTTTGGTTGCGGAGGAAATCGGGATCGCGGGAAGCGGCCGATCATGACCAAGGTTGCGAATTCGCTCTCCGACGAAGCTTGGGCCACTTCCGACAATCCGCGTAACGAGAAGATCGAAGACATCTTTGCCGACATGAAGCAAGGCTTGGTCGATCCCACGCGAGTGCACTTCGTGAGCGATCGCCGTCGGGCGATCGAGCTCGCCCTGCAAGCTTCCAAGGCGGGCGATTGTTTGCTGATCGCTGGCAAAGGGCACGAGTCCTTCCAGGAATACGGCGAGACGGTGGTCCCGTTTGACGACAGAAAAGTGGCTTTGGAGTTGATCCAGAACATGCAGCTAGGAGGTCGAGTCTGA
- a CDS encoding division/cell wall cluster transcriptional repressor MraZ: MGRPIFVGKHQRNLDSKNRLTIPSKWRFDGDTEDVYLAFPDPGTRSIHVLPPSRVQKLMELIESQSLSDEEMATLQDKLFSQAHSFGCDKQGRVNLTEELLEHAGITKEAMVVGRLTDFRIWSPERWNSVDPKANNDDMGKIMKLAGI, encoded by the coding sequence TTGGGCAGACCAATTTTCGTTGGCAAACACCAACGAAACCTAGATTCGAAGAATCGTCTCACGATTCCTTCGAAGTGGCGCTTTGACGGGGACACAGAAGACGTCTATCTGGCCTTTCCCGACCCGGGCACTCGCTCGATCCACGTCCTGCCGCCGTCCCGTGTGCAAAAACTGATGGAGCTGATCGAGTCGCAAAGCCTGAGCGACGAGGAGATGGCGACGCTCCAGGACAAGCTCTTCTCGCAGGCCCATTCCTTTGGCTGCGACAAGCAGGGCCGGGTCAACCTCACCGAGGAGCTGCTGGAGCATGCGGGCATCACCAAGGAAGCCATGGTGGTCGGCCGTTTGACGGATTTTCGTATTTGGTCGCCAGAGCGTTGGAACTCGGTGGATCCGAAGGCCAACAACGACGACATGGGCAAGATCATGAAGCTCGCTGGAATTTAA
- the mraY gene encoding phospho-N-acetylmuramoyl-pentapeptide-transferase, protein MLSYLAQYEEVFGPFRLLRFITLRTLFASGTSLLIGYVLGPWVIAKLRAFSFQQSLRDKSEVGKLAELHEGKKNTPTMGGLLICLSVTSSCLLWAQWNVWVLTALLVYVSLTALGFMDDFLKVSKRNSKGVSSRFKLVWQSVTTIVALLILVNHPESGTHVRELWLPFFKDAVWASMPLWFLFIFLFFVLVGSSNAINLTDGVDGLAIGCTISAALVYAVMAYAAGNAIIADYLLISFVPGVGELTIICGSLVGAGLAFLWFNTHPAEVFMGDTGSLALGGLIGIVAFMVHQPVTLVIVGGIFVMEAMSVILQVASFKMTGKRIFRMAPIHHHFELKGWAESKVVVRFWILSLIFAIAGLGTLKLR, encoded by the coding sequence GTGCTAAGCTACCTCGCCCAATACGAAGAAGTCTTTGGTCCGTTTCGTTTGTTGCGCTTCATCACCTTGCGCACGCTTTTCGCTTCGGGAACGTCATTGTTGATTGGATACGTACTCGGGCCTTGGGTCATCGCCAAGCTGCGGGCTTTCAGCTTTCAGCAAAGTCTGCGCGACAAGAGCGAAGTGGGTAAGCTCGCTGAGCTGCACGAAGGAAAGAAGAACACGCCGACTATGGGCGGGCTTCTGATTTGTCTCAGCGTGACCTCGAGTTGCTTGCTGTGGGCCCAGTGGAACGTTTGGGTGCTGACCGCCTTGTTGGTGTATGTCAGCCTTACAGCTTTGGGCTTCATGGACGACTTTCTCAAAGTGTCCAAGCGCAACAGCAAAGGGGTGAGCTCGCGATTCAAGCTGGTTTGGCAAAGCGTGACCACTATCGTGGCCTTGCTGATACTCGTTAACCATCCCGAGAGCGGCACGCATGTGCGCGAACTTTGGCTTCCGTTCTTCAAGGATGCGGTGTGGGCTTCGATGCCGCTTTGGTTTCTCTTCATTTTCCTGTTCTTCGTGCTCGTGGGCTCGAGCAACGCCATCAACTTGACTGATGGCGTGGACGGCCTCGCGATCGGTTGTACCATCTCGGCCGCCTTGGTTTACGCGGTGATGGCCTATGCGGCCGGCAATGCGATCATCGCTGACTATTTGCTTATCTCCTTCGTGCCGGGGGTCGGGGAGTTGACGATCATTTGCGGCTCCTTGGTGGGAGCGGGCTTGGCTTTTCTTTGGTTCAATACGCACCCGGCGGAAGTGTTCATGGGAGATACCGGATCGCTTGCCCTCGGTGGTTTGATCGGTATCGTAGCCTTCATGGTACACCAGCCTGTCACTTTGGTTATCGTCGGAGGCATCTTCGTCATGGAAGCGATGTCGGTGATTTTGCAGGTCGCATCCTTTAAAATGACTGGCAAGCGGATCTTCCGCATGGCGCCAATCCACCACCATTTCGAGTTGAAGGGCTGGGCGGAGTCGAAGGTTGTTGTTAGGTTTTGGATACTTTCGCTTATCTTTGCGATTGCGGGACTGGGGACCCTCAAACTGCGGTGA
- a CDS encoding DUF72 domain-containing protein, with the protein MSQHLPYYLGCPAWSNREWIGKVFRKGTESNELLREYARVFNTAEGNTLFYALPPMATVERWMAETSDAFRFAPKFPKSISHERRLSGAEEENKAFFKILTALAHGNKLGVSFLQLPPSFNINNLDTLRDYLKSLPSDFSYAVEPRHISFYDKGDNEKRLDDLLENQGIDKVVFDTRPLWSSEPDDKEREARERKPQMPVRHVALAKHPVIRFVGKNDVEKNEIFVKEWAPVINKWILEGKRPYLFAHAGDDTFAPYVARKLHQQLKRINPLLPDLPEFESDRIKPDEEIEQLDLF; encoded by the coding sequence ATGTCCCAACATCTTCCCTACTACCTCGGCTGTCCCGCATGGTCCAATCGCGAGTGGATCGGCAAGGTTTTCCGCAAAGGCACCGAGTCGAACGAGCTGCTGCGCGAATACGCCCGGGTGTTCAACACCGCCGAAGGCAACACCCTCTTCTACGCCTTGCCCCCCATGGCGACCGTGGAACGCTGGATGGCAGAGACCAGCGACGCCTTCCGCTTCGCCCCCAAATTCCCCAAGTCTATTTCCCACGAGCGACGCCTCTCCGGCGCGGAGGAGGAAAACAAGGCCTTCTTCAAAATCCTCACTGCCCTCGCCCACGGCAACAAGCTCGGCGTCTCCTTCCTCCAGCTTCCACCCTCGTTCAACATCAACAATTTGGATACGCTGCGCGACTACCTGAAATCGCTGCCCAGCGACTTCAGCTACGCGGTCGAACCGCGCCACATCAGCTTCTACGACAAGGGCGACAACGAGAAGCGCCTCGACGACCTCCTCGAGAACCAAGGCATCGACAAGGTCGTCTTCGACACCCGCCCGCTCTGGTCCAGCGAACCCGACGACAAGGAACGGGAAGCTCGCGAGCGGAAACCGCAAATGCCAGTGCGACACGTCGCCTTGGCCAAGCACCCCGTGATTCGCTTCGTCGGCAAGAACGATGTCGAAAAAAACGAGATCTTCGTCAAGGAATGGGCTCCCGTCATCAACAAGTGGATACTCGAAGGCAAACGTCCCTACCTTTTCGCCCACGCCGGCGACGACACCTTCGCTCCCTACGTCGCTCGGAAACTGCACCAGCAGTTGAAGCGCATCAATCCGCTCCTGCCGGACCTACCCGAATTCGAATCCGACCGCATCAAGCCAGACGAGGAAATCGAACAGCTCGACCTGTTTTGA